The sequence GCGCTTTCGGGCCGCGGCGGCCTTGCGCTTGCGACGCACGCTCGGCTTTTCGTAAAACTCCCGTTTGCGAACTTCCGACAGGATGCCGGCCTTTTCGCACTGACGCTTGAAGCGCTTCAAAGCGCTTTGAAGCGGCTCATTTTCACGAGCACGAACTCCAGCCATGCGTACGGATCCCTCCC comes from Deltaproteobacteria bacterium and encodes:
- a CDS encoding 30S ribosomal protein S21, coding for MAGVRARENEPLQSALKRFKRQCEKAGILSEVRKREFYEKPSVRRKRKAAAARKRLLKKLRKLERT